A single window of Archangium gephyra DNA harbors:
- a CDS encoding pyridoxal-phosphate dependent enzyme, with protein sequence MEIHDNILSAIGHTPLVKLNRLVGPNDATVLVKCEFMNPGASIKDRMALYIIEKAEKEGKLKPGGTIVENTSGNTGMGVALAAAVKGYKCIFTMPDKMSLEKINRLKAMGAQVVVTPTNVPAEDPRSYYETAKRLHRETPGAFMLNQYHNPDNIEAHYKVTGPEIYEQTDGKIDYFVSGLGTGGTMSGAGKFLKEKIPGLKNVGVDPEGSVYEGYFKTGKMTEPHVYKVEGIGEDMLCGAMDFKVVDDIRQVDDRQSFVAARRLAREEGIFAGGSAGAAVHVAVQLAKEVGKGKTIVVVLPDTGMSYVSKFHSDEWMRDNGFAEEKGAGTVRDLLSGKRAVITARKGQRVDQVVEAMRQHGISQMPVMSEDGRAVGMIHEYDLLNALVASKAKFADTIDSIVAPLQGVVSPETSLNRLREVFNQDKVAVVKDGEKILAIVTKIDLIEYMHRTAA encoded by the coding sequence ATGGAAATCCACGACAACATTCTTTCCGCGATCGGCCACACGCCCCTGGTGAAGCTCAACCGGCTGGTGGGACCCAATGACGCGACCGTGCTCGTCAAGTGCGAGTTCATGAACCCCGGCGCGTCCATCAAGGACCGCATGGCCCTCTACATCATCGAGAAGGCCGAGAAGGAGGGGAAGCTCAAGCCCGGCGGCACCATCGTAGAGAACACGAGCGGCAACACGGGCATGGGCGTGGCGCTGGCGGCGGCGGTGAAGGGCTACAAGTGCATCTTCACGATGCCGGACAAGATGTCGTTGGAGAAGATCAACCGCCTGAAGGCGATGGGCGCGCAGGTGGTGGTGACGCCAACGAACGTGCCGGCCGAGGATCCGCGCAGCTACTACGAGACGGCGAAGCGGCTGCACCGCGAGACGCCGGGCGCGTTCATGCTCAACCAGTACCACAACCCGGACAACATCGAGGCCCACTACAAGGTCACGGGTCCGGAGATCTACGAGCAGACGGACGGGAAGATCGACTACTTCGTGTCGGGCCTGGGCACGGGCGGCACGATGAGTGGTGCGGGCAAGTTCCTGAAGGAGAAGATTCCGGGCCTGAAGAACGTGGGCGTGGACCCGGAGGGCTCGGTGTACGAGGGCTACTTCAAGACGGGGAAGATGACCGAGCCGCACGTCTACAAGGTCGAGGGCATCGGCGAGGACATGCTCTGCGGAGCCATGGACTTCAAGGTGGTGGACGACATCCGGCAGGTGGATGACCGTCAGAGCTTCGTGGCGGCGCGGCGGCTGGCGCGCGAGGAGGGCATCTTCGCGGGAGGCTCGGCGGGCGCGGCGGTGCACGTGGCGGTGCAACTGGCCAAGGAAGTGGGCAAGGGCAAGACGATCGTCGTGGTCCTGCCGGACACGGGCATGAGCTACGTCAGCAAGTTCCACTCGGACGAGTGGATGCGCGACAACGGCTTCGCGGAGGAGAAGGGCGCGGGCACGGTGCGAGATCTGCTGAGCGGCAAGCGGGCGGTGATCACCGCGCGCAAGGGCCAGCGGGTGGACCAGGTAGTGGAGGCGATGCGCCAGCACGGCATCAGCCAGATGCCGGTGATGAGCGAGGACGGCCGGGCGGTGGGTATGATCCACGAGTACGACCTGCTCAACGCGCTGGTGGCGAGCAAGGCGAAGTTCGCGGACACGATCGACAGCATCGTGGCGCCGCTGCAGGGCGTGGTGTCGCCGGAGACGAGCCTCAACCGGCTGCGCGAGGTCTTCAACCAGGACAAGGTGGCGGTGGTGAAGGACGGCGAGAAGATCCTCGCCATCGTCACGAAGATCGACCTGATCGAGTACATGCACCGCACGGCGGCGTAG